A stretch of Microbacterium sp. LWH3-1.2 DNA encodes these proteins:
- a CDS encoding NAD(P)/FAD-dependent oxidoreductase, giving the protein MPKILIVGGGYAGFYTAWKLEKHLRKGEADVTIVDPLPYMTYQPFLPEVAAGSIEARHSVVALRRHLKKTNVVAGKVTGITHADKVATITPIAGEPYELSYDQIVVTAGAVSRTFPIPGIADNAIGLKTIEEAVAIRDKLMSNFDKASTLPAGPERDRLLTVVVVGGGFAGIEVFAELRSLASSLVKSYPQLTFDDTHFHLIEAMGRIMPEVSLKTSEWVLKNLAKRGASVHLDTQVTGAVGGNIELSTGETIPSDLIIWTAGVMANPTVVRGGDLPVEERGRIRTRADLRVGSEDEVVEGAWAAGDVSAVPDLTGGGVGGYCVPNAQHAVRQAKLLAKNLVAVLRGELPREYIHKNLGAVAGLGLWVGVFQSGNIALKGWIAWLAHRGYHGLAMPSWERKWRVLWGWWNNFWLGRDMVNLSTVQNPRYVFEEFAARPRPPQPVEAPAEKAAPAAAPAKKAPARKAPAKAAADTEKVAAN; this is encoded by the coding sequence GTGCCCAAGATCCTCATCGTCGGTGGCGGATACGCAGGCTTCTACACGGCCTGGAAGCTCGAGAAGCATCTGCGCAAGGGTGAGGCGGACGTGACGATCGTCGACCCGCTGCCGTACATGACCTACCAGCCGTTCCTCCCCGAGGTCGCCGCGGGCTCGATCGAGGCCCGCCACTCGGTGGTCGCGTTGCGTCGTCACCTCAAGAAGACGAACGTCGTGGCGGGCAAGGTCACCGGCATCACCCACGCCGACAAGGTCGCCACGATCACGCCGATCGCGGGCGAGCCCTATGAGCTCTCCTACGACCAGATCGTCGTCACCGCGGGTGCCGTCTCGCGCACGTTCCCCATCCCGGGGATCGCCGACAACGCGATCGGCCTGAAGACGATCGAAGAGGCCGTCGCGATCCGCGACAAGCTGATGTCGAACTTCGACAAGGCGTCGACGCTGCCCGCCGGTCCGGAGCGCGACCGCCTGCTCACCGTCGTCGTCGTCGGCGGCGGCTTCGCCGGCATCGAGGTGTTCGCCGAGCTGCGCTCGCTCGCCTCCTCGCTGGTCAAGAGCTACCCGCAGCTCACCTTCGACGACACGCACTTCCACCTCATCGAGGCGATGGGCCGCATCATGCCCGAGGTCTCACTGAAGACGAGCGAGTGGGTGCTGAAGAATCTCGCGAAGCGCGGCGCCTCGGTGCACCTCGACACGCAGGTCACGGGCGCCGTCGGCGGCAACATCGAGCTGTCGACCGGCGAGACCATCCCGAGCGACCTCATCATCTGGACCGCCGGCGTCATGGCGAACCCCACGGTGGTGCGCGGCGGCGATCTGCCCGTCGAGGAGCGCGGCCGCATCCGCACCCGTGCCGACCTGCGGGTCGGCAGCGAGGACGAGGTCGTCGAGGGCGCCTGGGCCGCCGGCGACGTGTCGGCCGTGCCCGACCTCACCGGTGGCGGCGTGGGCGGGTACTGCGTGCCCAACGCGCAACACGCCGTGCGTCAGGCGAAGCTCCTTGCGAAGAACCTGGTGGCGGTGCTCCGCGGCGAGCTGCCGCGCGAGTACATCCACAAGAACCTGGGTGCCGTCGCGGGCCTGGGCCTCTGGGTCGGCGTGTTCCAGTCGGGCAACATCGCGCTCAAGGGCTGGATCGCATGGCTCGCTCACCGCGGCTATCACGGCCTCGCGATGCCGTCGTGGGAGCGGAAGTGGCGCGTGCTGTGGGGCTGGTGGAACAACTTCTGGCTCGGCCGCGACATGGTGAACCTGTCGACCGTGCAGAACCCGCGCTACGTTTTCGAAGAATTCGCCGCGCGCCCGCGTCCGCCGCAGCCGGTCGAGGCGCCCGCCGAGAAGGCTGCTCCGGCAGCGGCTCCGGCCAAGAAG